One stretch of Chryseobacterium fluminis DNA includes these proteins:
- a CDS encoding glucose 1-dehydrogenase — MANLKGKVIIVTGAAMGLGLAAAEVLAAKGADLSLVDYNDEALHKTKEELQKKFPETKFVTVAADVSVEEHVKKYVDETVKVFGKVDGLYNNAGIEGKQAPMIDYDIDVFKKVIDINLLGVYYGMKYVIPELQKNRGGRIVNVASVGGIRGVINQTAYVATKHAVAGMTKNAALEYGKDNILTNAIAPGAILTPMVAEAFRQVNPEDPKAAENEYASRNPTRKLGNPTDVGNLVAYLLSDENGYVSGQIIAIDGGESNMYGNP; from the coding sequence ATGGCAAATTTAAAAGGAAAAGTGATTATTGTAACCGGAGCAGCCATGGGGCTGGGATTGGCAGCAGCAGAAGTTCTGGCCGCCAAAGGCGCCGATCTCAGCCTGGTAGATTATAATGATGAGGCTTTACACAAAACGAAAGAGGAGTTACAGAAAAAATTTCCGGAAACTAAATTTGTGACTGTTGCAGCGGATGTTTCCGTGGAAGAACATGTAAAAAAGTATGTGGATGAAACGGTAAAAGTGTTCGGAAAAGTTGACGGTCTTTACAACAATGCAGGAATTGAAGGCAAGCAGGCCCCAATGATTGACTACGACATTGATGTTTTCAAAAAAGTAATTGATATTAATCTTCTCGGGGTGTATTACGGAATGAAATACGTAATTCCCGAGTTACAGAAAAACAGAGGCGGAAGAATTGTAAATGTAGCTTCTGTAGGAGGCATCCGCGGAGTTATCAACCAGACTGCCTATGTAGCTACAAAGCATGCCGTAGCCGGAATGACAAAAAACGCAGCCCTGGAATACGGGAAGGATAATATTCTCACCAATGCCATTGCTCCCGGTGCCATTCTGACCCCAATGGTTGCAGAAGCTTTCAGACAGGTAAATCCTGAAGATCCTAAGGCTGCTGAAAACGAATATGCATCCCGAAACCCAACGAGAAAATTAGGTAATCCTACCGATGTGGGAAATCTGGTTGCTTATCTGCTGAGTGACGAAAACGGATATGTTTCCGGACAGATCATCGCAATCGACGGCGGGGAATCCAATATGTACGGAAATCCGTAG
- a CDS encoding AMP-binding protein produces the protein MQIDFNNLNINKLSFRTEFEKKIRTFLEEWFSHSGKVWVQTSGSTGTPKVFEIEKKKMISSAVMTCHFLGLKSGDTALICLPVEYISGKMMIVRSVERKLKLMVTEPSLKPLENLTEPVDFCAMTPLQVENSLDQLHLVRNLIIGGAAVSENLKTKIYSRLTTIKPLPAIKIFETYGMSETLSHIGLKQVFPAPEDYFTVFENISISTDERGCLRISAPDLNAEILQTNDLVEIKNENQFRFLGRIDHVINSGGAKIFPEQLEALVKKEIPNEAVFLGKPDESLGQKLILVIEGKKSEALVNKVGSIPFDKSYHKPKEIIFVEEIPRTPNGKVNRMALRNLV, from the coding sequence ATGCAGATAGATTTCAATAATCTCAATATTAATAAATTATCATTCCGGACAGAATTTGAAAAAAAAATCAGAACTTTTCTTGAAGAATGGTTTTCACATTCCGGAAAGGTATGGGTGCAGACCTCCGGATCTACGGGAACACCCAAAGTCTTTGAAATCGAAAAAAAGAAAATGATCAGTTCTGCAGTGATGACCTGCCATTTTTTAGGGCTTAAAAGTGGGGATACCGCTTTGATCTGTCTTCCGGTAGAGTATATTTCCGGAAAAATGATGATCGTACGATCCGTGGAAAGAAAATTAAAATTAATGGTTACAGAACCTTCTCTGAAACCTCTTGAAAACCTTACGGAGCCTGTAGATTTCTGTGCCATGACGCCTTTGCAGGTGGAAAACTCATTAGATCAGCTTCATCTTGTCCGAAATTTGATTATCGGCGGAGCCGCAGTCTCTGAAAATTTAAAAACCAAAATTTACAGCAGGTTAACCACCATCAAGCCACTGCCGGCAATTAAAATATTCGAAACATATGGAATGTCGGAAACCTTATCCCACATCGGATTAAAACAGGTTTTTCCTGCTCCGGAAGATTACTTTACCGTTTTTGAGAATATTTCTATTTCAACCGATGAGAGAGGATGTCTCAGAATTTCTGCACCTGATCTGAATGCTGAAATACTTCAGACGAATGATCTGGTTGAAATTAAAAATGAAAATCAGTTCAGGTTTTTAGGACGGATCGATCATGTGATTAATTCCGGAGGAGCTAAAATATTTCCCGAGCAGCTGGAGGCGCTTGTAAAAAAAGAAATTCCTAACGAAGCTGTTTTCTTAGGGAAACCTGATGAAAGTTTAGGACAGAAACTTATATTGGTTATCGAAGGAAAAAAATCAGAAGCTCTCGTAAACAAAGTAGGATCCATACCGTTTGATAAAAGTTATCATAAGCCGAAAGAAATTATTTTTGTAGAAGAAATCCCCAGAACACCGAACGGCAAAGTAAACCGAATGGCATTAAGAAATTTAGTGTAA
- the arfB gene encoding alternative ribosome rescue aminoacyl-tRNA hydrolase ArfB — translation MEDFSKELTFKTSRSSGAGGQNVNKVETAVTVLWNVEKSEFFNDDQKSLITSKLKNRINADGYLFMTVSESRTQLMNKNKAIEKIQDIVAQSLIVPKKRYATKPSKAQKQKRLDTKKKLSDKKENRKFRY, via the coding sequence ATGGAAGATTTTTCAAAAGAGCTTACTTTTAAAACCTCCCGCAGCAGCGGAGCAGGAGGGCAGAACGTAAATAAGGTGGAAACTGCTGTTACCGTTCTGTGGAATGTGGAAAAGTCTGAGTTTTTTAATGATGACCAGAAATCTTTAATCACCAGTAAACTCAAGAACAGGATCAATGCCGACGGCTATTTATTCATGACGGTTTCAGAAAGCAGAACCCAGTTAATGAACAAAAATAAAGCTATTGAAAAAATTCAGGATATCGTAGCTCAGTCCCTTATTGTTCCTAAAAAAAGATACGCTACAAAACCGTCAAAGGCTCAGAAGCAGAAAAGGCTCGATACCAAAAAGAAGCTTTCCGATAAAAAAGAAAACAGGAAGTTCCGGTATTAA
- a CDS encoding IS3 family transposase — protein MNRNFIAEKPVQAWVSDITYIQTKEGFLYLTTVIDLYDRKIIGWSLSNGMSTEETSLAAWKMAVRNRKIADGLIFHSDRSIQYASRKFTNTLKFYELTRSMSRKGNCWDIAVAESFFKSLKTELIYGNKLVTKEKMELEIFEYVEVWYNKNRRHSTLNYQTIEEFNNQNKIYQNVA, from the coding sequence TTGAACCGGAATTTCATTGCAGAGAAACCTGTGCAGGCTTGGGTTTCAGACATTACTTATATTCAGACCAAGGAAGGATTTTTATACCTCACAACAGTCATTGATTTATATGACCGAAAAATAATCGGATGGAGTTTGAGTAATGGGATGAGCACCGAAGAAACAAGCCTTGCAGCCTGGAAAATGGCTGTCAGAAATAGGAAAATAGCAGATGGATTAATTTTCCATTCTGACCGGAGCATTCAATATGCGAGCAGGAAATTTACAAATACTTTGAAATTTTATGAACTAACAAGAAGTATGAGTCGCAAAGGAAATTGCTGGGATATTGCAGTGGCAGAGAGCTTTTTCAAATCATTAAAAACAGAACTCATTTATGGAAACAAGCTTGTTACAAAAGAAAAAATGGAGCTGGAAATTTTCGAATATGTCGAAGTCTGGTACAATAAAAACAGACGTCACAGCACCCTGAATTACCAAACAATAGAAGAATTTAACAATCAAAACAAAATCTATCAAAATGTAGCTTAA
- a CDS encoding MGMT family protein encodes MDEIFKQQVWEITRLIPKGKVTSYGAIAKAVGYPNHARHVGKAMGGCPEDVPAHRVISGSGTLSVPEFRKKLEAEGIVVENLRIKNFKKIFWDPLNEL; translated from the coding sequence ATGGACGAGATTTTTAAACAGCAGGTTTGGGAAATTACAAGATTAATCCCCAAAGGTAAAGTAACGAGCTACGGAGCTATTGCAAAAGCCGTAGGATACCCGAATCATGCCCGCCATGTCGGAAAAGCGATGGGAGGCTGCCCGGAAGATGTTCCTGCCCACCGTGTCATTTCAGGTTCAGGAACGTTATCTGTTCCCGAGTTCCGGAAAAAACTGGAGGCTGAAGGTATTGTAGTGGAAAATCTCAGAATTAAGAACTTTAAAAAAATATTTTGGGACCCTCTGAATGAGTTGTAG
- a CDS encoding peptidase domain-containing ABC transporter: MKFVAQHDKMDCGPACLAMIASEYDRIYPLQYLRDNSFITREGVSLLGISEASAKIGLNTLSVKSTPEKLFERKELFPCILHWNQNHFVVLRKITVNFFTRKKQYHLADPAHGFVVLNEEKFKEHWISDNDKGVALFLEPTEDFYKLNPPVNKYIGLNFVLKYLTPYKKQLIFMFLLLLLGSCITLTFPFLTQALIDKGVSGKDLNFISIILLAQLALFLGVITFEIIRNWLMLYVGTKLSITIISDFLKKLLQLPLKFFDTKMTGDFNQRIQDNERIEHFLTSQSLLTFFSMITFIVFFGVLWYYNLYVLLAYILLTVVSLLWSFYWLKKRKISDYFKFQEKSKNTESIYEIIGGVTEMKLNQFEDFKRKEWEDIQNRLFKINSRILRIDQFQISGFEFINQLKNIVVTFLTAILVVKGKMSLGELLGVSYIVGQMNSPVNQLVSFFRSLQDARLSLERLNEVQNHPIEEEPEQRKLDFKPDNEIKHGIEFNNVSFQYEGLKSPYVLKDINLFIPEGKITAIVGASGSGKTTLMKLLLKFYEASQGEILYNSIEINTLSAKSIRENCGVVMQDGFIFSDTIERNIATGNINIDKNKLQQSVKIANIGNFIESLPLGYNTKLGASGNGISGGQKQRILIARAVYKNPHYIFFDEATSALDADNEKIIHDNLQDFFKGKTVVIIAHRLSTVKNADQIIVLKNGEIVENGNHQELVQNKADYFHLVKNQLELGD; this comes from the coding sequence ATGAAGTTTGTGGCTCAACATGACAAGATGGATTGTGGTCCAGCTTGTTTGGCAATGATAGCAAGTGAGTATGATAGAATTTATCCTTTACAATATTTAAGAGACAATTCTTTTATAACTCGTGAGGGAGTATCCTTATTGGGGATATCAGAAGCCTCTGCAAAAATAGGATTAAATACACTTTCAGTTAAATCAACCCCAGAAAAATTATTTGAAAGAAAAGAACTTTTTCCATGTATTTTACACTGGAATCAAAATCATTTTGTTGTACTAAGAAAGATAACTGTAAATTTTTTCACTAGGAAGAAGCAATATCACTTGGCTGACCCTGCACATGGTTTTGTTGTTCTAAATGAAGAAAAATTTAAAGAGCATTGGATTTCAGATAATGATAAAGGTGTTGCACTATTTCTTGAACCTACAGAAGATTTTTATAAGTTAAATCCTCCTGTTAATAAGTATATAGGATTAAATTTTGTTTTAAAATACTTAACTCCATACAAAAAGCAATTAATTTTTATGTTTTTGCTTTTGCTTTTAGGTAGTTGCATTACTCTTACATTTCCCTTTTTAACCCAAGCCCTTATAGATAAAGGGGTTAGTGGAAAAGATTTAAATTTTATATCAATAATATTATTAGCACAATTGGCATTGTTTTTAGGAGTTATTACTTTTGAAATAATTAGAAATTGGCTGATGCTGTATGTTGGAACTAAGCTAAGCATTACCATCATTTCTGATTTTCTAAAAAAACTACTTCAATTACCTCTGAAATTTTTTGATACCAAAATGACAGGCGATTTTAATCAAAGAATACAGGATAATGAAAGAATTGAGCACTTTTTGACTTCACAAAGTCTGCTTACATTTTTTTCAATGATAACATTTATTGTCTTCTTTGGGGTTTTATGGTACTATAATTTATATGTTCTACTTGCTTATATATTACTAACTGTTGTATCATTGTTATGGTCTTTTTATTGGCTGAAAAAAAGAAAAATATCAGACTACTTTAAGTTTCAGGAAAAAAGTAAAAATACAGAATCCATTTATGAAATTATTGGAGGAGTTACAGAAATGAAGCTTAACCAATTTGAAGATTTTAAAAGAAAAGAATGGGAGGACATCCAAAATAGATTATTCAAAATCAATAGCAGGATATTGCGTATAGACCAATTTCAGATATCAGGCTTTGAGTTTATCAATCAATTAAAAAATATTGTAGTAACATTTTTAACAGCAATACTTGTAGTAAAAGGAAAAATGTCTTTAGGGGAATTATTAGGGGTATCTTACATAGTAGGTCAAATGAACTCTCCTGTAAACCAATTAGTCAGCTTTTTTCGTTCTCTTCAAGATGCAAGGCTAAGCTTAGAAAGGCTGAACGAAGTTCAAAACCATCCTATAGAGGAAGAGCCTGAACAAAGGAAGTTAGACTTTAAACCTGATAATGAAATAAAGCATGGTATTGAATTTAATAATGTAAGTTTCCAATATGAGGGTTTAAAATCTCCCTACGTACTAAAGGATATAAATTTATTTATTCCTGAAGGAAAGATTACAGCCATTGTTGGAGCAAGTGGTAGTGGAAAAACAACATTAATGAAGTTGTTACTAAAGTTTTATGAGGCATCACAAGGGGAAATTTTATATAATTCTATTGAAATAAATACGCTCTCTGCAAAAAGCATCAGAGAGAATTGTGGAGTTGTAATGCAGGATGGTTTTATTTTTTCTGATACCATAGAAAGAAATATTGCAACAGGAAATATAAATATTGATAAAAATAAACTTCAACAATCTGTTAAAATTGCCAATATAGGAAATTTTATTGAATCTCTACCATTAGGATATAATACCAAACTGGGAGCATCAGGTAATGGTATTTCAGGGGGGCAAAAACAAAGAATACTGATTGCGAGGGCAGTTTACAAAAATCCACATTATATTTTTTTTGATGAAGCCACTTCTGCTTTAGATGCTGATAATGAAAAAATAATACATGATAACTTACAGGATTTCTTCAAAGGAAAAACTGTAGTAATAATTGCTCATAGATTATCTACTGTCAAAAATGCAGACCAAATTATTGTATTAAAAAATGGTGAAATTGTTGAAAATGGAAATCATCAGGAATTAGTTCAAAATAAGGCAGATTATTTTCATTTAGTGAAAAATCAGTTGGAATTAGGAGATTAA
- a CDS encoding radical SAM/SPASM domain-containing protein, producing the protein MFKVSNYIVKSEIPSESNMKDVAIFSTRTGNMIVVKENILDNIQKSDFEKVDFRVINLLLKYKILVLDEEKEISTILEENKYMLKKKDGISFTIQPTGNCQLGCHYCGQSHSKIKMNDDLVQKSFERIATTVKTHNYKLLSVTWYGGEPLLAAKPILDFSEKITKFCKENEVHYKADIITNGVLLKPDLFEKLVVDCNIKHFQITLDGTKELHDKRRMTKGGDGSYNIIMQNIIKCLNSETFDRYQPNINIRLNINNENVESVDQLIDLFDELGLIKKVHFTFSPVFDWGGNRANEKDSLTMDDFSSKEIDWILKINDLGGEIQVSLPERQAVPCMVGVENSEVIDAFGNIFSCYELPYTPAYQNDNYIEGNLLSEEPINKDSEMRNFNKNIENRKYSYCIDCNFYAVCAGACPKSWINGDVACPTFKFNMEEKMLLHYYLRKSKEYAN; encoded by the coding sequence ATGTTTAAAGTTTCAAATTATATAGTAAAAAGTGAAATTCCTTCAGAAAGCAATATGAAGGATGTTGCAATTTTTTCCACAAGAACAGGAAATATGATTGTTGTAAAAGAAAACATTCTAGATAATATTCAAAAATCTGACTTTGAAAAAGTTGATTTTAGAGTAATTAATTTATTGCTAAAATACAAAATTTTGGTTTTAGATGAAGAAAAAGAAATATCAACGATACTAGAGGAAAATAAGTATATGTTAAAGAAAAAGGATGGTATTAGTTTTACAATTCAGCCCACAGGAAACTGTCAATTAGGCTGTCATTATTGTGGACAATCTCATTCTAAGATAAAAATGAATGATGATTTAGTACAAAAGTCTTTTGAAAGAATAGCAACTACAGTTAAAACACATAACTATAAATTACTTTCAGTTACTTGGTATGGAGGGGAACCTCTACTAGCGGCAAAACCAATATTGGATTTTTCAGAAAAAATAACTAAATTTTGCAAGGAAAATGAGGTGCACTATAAAGCTGATATTATAACTAATGGTGTTTTATTAAAGCCAGATTTATTTGAAAAATTAGTGGTTGACTGCAATATTAAACATTTTCAAATCACTCTTGATGGGACAAAAGAACTTCATGACAAAAGAAGGATGACAAAAGGAGGAGATGGTTCTTATAATATAATCATGCAAAACATAATTAAGTGTTTAAATAGTGAAACTTTTGATAGATATCAACCAAATATCAACATAAGATTGAATATTAATAATGAGAATGTTGAATCTGTTGACCAGTTAATTGACCTTTTTGATGAACTTGGATTAATTAAAAAAGTACACTTTACATTTTCTCCAGTTTTTGATTGGGGAGGAAATAGAGCTAATGAAAAAGATAGCTTAACAATGGATGACTTTTCATCAAAAGAAATAGATTGGATTTTAAAGATAAATGACTTGGGAGGAGAAATTCAAGTAAGTTTACCTGAAAGACAAGCTGTTCCTTGCATGGTAGGTGTAGAAAATTCAGAAGTTATTGATGCTTTTGGTAATATTTTTTCATGTTATGAATTACCATATACTCCTGCATATCAAAACGATAATTATATTGAAGGTAACTTATTGTCTGAGGAACCTATTAATAAGGACAGTGAAATGAGAAATTTCAATAAAAATATTGAAAATAGAAAATACAGTTATTGTATTGATTGTAACTTTTATGCAGTTTGTGCTGGTGCTTGTCCAAAATCATGGATAAATGGAGATGTTGCTTGTCCAACATTCAAATTTAATATGGAAGAGAAAATGTTATTACACTATTATTTAAGAAAATCTAAAGAATATGCTAACTGA
- a CDS encoding outer membrane beta-barrel protein — MEKKLLYKFLSILLLFISSVICFSQTKKDTIKEKAIDEVVITTIKKGITNERDKTVLNIDSNPIYNNLTLKDALEYMPKISIEDGSISVLGKKNVLILVNGRESSLSISNIPVSKAKKIELISNASSMYDSKYDAVINIVLDKWKNQGLSGNFLYNTTVANKQVSNFGSNNLTYNKNKFSTILNYSFNHDNKILKDDAFQELENYNYNLLSTTLASRKVNYFGISSNYEINDNQNIGIDFSYTNIYNDVPGTVEQTFFNKNNIDSSLISSKTRKDFENDFAGSLYHNLKNKKISLDSYLYYYYSKNNSKRDFRSSSENQEVFNIYNINNNISKNFIANVSGGYSFEDGSNLKFGLRAVNSLGTSNQNISTNSTELTFDFNETVYAQYLEWNKKINKIDLKIGNRLEYFIRDVKYNLEVNQQQNNLDFFPSLYAGYQFNKKNTISFSASKKIDRVPFNNILPYFYYTSFNEIIKGNPNLQNQIRYNIELNYVYNNILYITPFYSYNKNNIENITFVDGNLINYIPQNYDSYSWGINSTYAKSLNKWWYINVKLNLQNNKNKGNILGVTFDNNNLELSSILSNVFNFKSLGSFIIQNSYYTPSYYDLYKVSQGFKTDIKYTAKFLNEKLVFSLTVRDVLGTYFNKVEAINQKYFSLNKKDYSWQQVVLGLTYNFDKGKEIKKNNKKIDTSENERLKNE, encoded by the coding sequence ATGGAAAAAAAATTGTTATATAAGTTTCTTTCAATATTATTATTATTTATATCCTCTGTTATATGCTTTTCTCAAACAAAAAAAGACACTATAAAAGAGAAAGCCATTGATGAGGTCGTAATAACAACTATAAAAAAGGGAATTACTAATGAGAGGGATAAGACAGTATTGAATATTGATAGTAATCCCATCTATAATAACCTTACATTAAAAGATGCACTAGAATATATGCCAAAAATTTCTATAGAAGATGGAAGCATAAGTGTTCTAGGAAAAAAGAATGTTCTAATATTAGTTAATGGTAGAGAAAGTTCATTATCAATAAGTAACATTCCTGTTAGTAAGGCAAAAAAAATAGAACTTATTAGTAACGCTTCTTCAATGTATGATTCAAAATATGATGCAGTTATAAATATAGTTTTGGACAAATGGAAAAATCAAGGTCTGTCAGGGAACTTTCTATATAATACCACAGTGGCTAACAAGCAGGTATCAAATTTTGGTTCCAATAATTTAACATATAATAAAAATAAATTCTCGACAATTTTAAATTATTCTTTTAACCATGATAACAAAATATTGAAAGATGATGCCTTTCAAGAGTTAGAGAATTACAACTATAATCTTTTAAGTACTACACTAGCATCTCGCAAAGTAAATTATTTTGGAATATCATCTAATTATGAAATTAATGACAACCAAAATATTGGGATAGACTTTAGTTATACCAATATATATAATGATGTTCCTGGTACAGTAGAGCAAACTTTTTTTAATAAAAATAATATAGATTCCTCATTAATATCCAGTAAAACACGAAAAGATTTTGAGAATGATTTTGCAGGAAGTTTATATCATAATCTTAAAAACAAAAAAATCAGTTTAGACAGCTATTTATATTACTATTATTCTAAAAATAATTCAAAGAGAGATTTTAGAAGTTCTTCTGAAAATCAAGAAGTCTTCAATATTTATAATATTAACAACAATATTTCCAAAAATTTTATCGCTAATGTTTCAGGAGGATATTCTTTTGAAGATGGAAGTAATTTAAAGTTTGGCCTAAGGGCAGTTAATTCTTTAGGTACATCTAATCAAAACATAAGTACAAATAGCACAGAACTTACTTTTGATTTCAATGAAACTGTTTATGCTCAATATTTGGAATGGAACAAAAAAATCAATAAAATTGATTTGAAAATAGGAAATAGATTAGAATATTTTATTAGAGATGTTAAATATAATCTTGAAGTAAATCAACAACAGAATAACCTGGATTTTTTTCCATCTTTGTATGCAGGCTATCAATTCAATAAAAAGAATACTATTTCTTTTTCTGCTTCAAAAAAAATTGATAGAGTTCCATTTAATAATATACTTCCATATTTTTATTATACATCTTTCAATGAAATTATAAAAGGAAATCCAAATCTTCAAAATCAAATAAGATATAATATTGAATTAAATTATGTTTATAATAATATCTTATATATTACCCCTTTCTACAGTTACAATAAAAATAATATTGAAAACATAACTTTTGTAGATGGAAATTTGATTAATTATATTCCTCAGAATTATGATTCATACAGTTGGGGAATTAATTCCACCTATGCTAAATCATTAAATAAATGGTGGTATATTAATGTAAAATTGAATTTACAAAATAATAAGAATAAGGGAAATATCTTAGGAGTTACGTTTGATAACAATAACTTAGAATTAAGTTCTATTTTGAGTAATGTATTTAATTTTAAAAGTTTAGGTTCATTTATTATTCAAAATTCTTATTACACCCCTTCTTATTATGATTTATATAAAGTTTCACAAGGTTTTAAGACTGATATTAAATATACTGCTAAATTTCTGAATGAAAAATTGGTTTTTTCTCTCACTGTAAGGGATGTCTTAGGTACTTATTTCAATAAAGTTGAAGCTATAAATCAGAAATATTTTTCACTAAATAAAAAAGATTACAGCTGGCAACAAGTTGTTTTAGGATTAACTTATAATTTTGACAAAGGAAAAGAAATCAAAAAAAATAATAAAAAAATAGACACATCAGAAAACGAAAGATTAAAAAATGAGTAA
- a CDS encoding deoxyhypusine synthase family protein, with the protein MNKPITEFIEKYYLHFNAAALVDASKGYVAHLKEGGKMMITLAGAMSTAELGKILAEMIRQDKVDFISCTGANLEEDLMNLVAHSHYERVPHYRDLTAQDEWDLLERGLNRVTDTCIPEEEAFRRLQKHIVEIWKDAEAKGERYFPHEFMYKMILSGVLEQYYEIPRENSWMIAAAEKNLPIVVPGWEDSTMGNIFASYCIKGELKATTMKSGIEYMTYLADWYTKNSGGKGVGFFQIGGGIAGDFPICVVPMLYQDMEMHDIPFWSYFCQISDSTTSYGSYSGAVPNEKITWGKLDITTPKFIVESDATICAPLMFSYILEN; encoded by the coding sequence ATGAACAAGCCTATTACTGAATTCATAGAAAAATATTACCTGCACTTCAATGCAGCAGCATTGGTAGATGCTTCCAAAGGATACGTGGCCCATCTTAAGGAAGGCGGAAAAATGATGATTACACTGGCAGGGGCAATGTCTACTGCAGAGCTGGGGAAAATTCTTGCCGAGATGATCCGTCAGGATAAAGTGGATTTCATTTCCTGTACAGGAGCCAACCTTGAAGAAGACTTAATGAACCTGGTGGCCCATTCCCATTACGAAAGGGTTCCTCATTACAGAGATCTGACCGCTCAGGACGAGTGGGATCTCCTGGAAAGAGGGCTGAACAGGGTTACCGATACCTGTATCCCTGAAGAAGAGGCTTTCAGAAGATTACAGAAGCATATCGTAGAGATCTGGAAAGATGCGGAAGCCAAAGGAGAAAGGTATTTTCCTCACGAATTTATGTATAAAATGATTCTTTCAGGAGTTTTGGAGCAGTATTACGAAATTCCGAGAGAAAATTCATGGATGATCGCAGCCGCAGAAAAAAATCTGCCGATCGTAGTTCCGGGATGGGAAGATTCTACCATGGGTAATATCTTCGCGTCTTACTGTATCAAAGGTGAATTGAAGGCGACTACCATGAAATCGGGAATAGAGTATATGACGTATCTTGCCGATTGGTATACGAAAAATTCCGGTGGAAAAGGAGTAGGATTCTTCCAGATTGGCGGGGGAATCGCAGGAGATTTTCCGATCTGCGTGGTTCCGATGTTGTACCAGGATATGGAAATGCATGACATTCCGTTCTGGTCATATTTCTGTCAGATTTCAGATTCAACGACTTCTTACGGTTCATATTCCGGAGCGGTTCCGAATGAAAAAATTACATGGGGTAAACTGGATATCACGACACCGAAATTTATCGTTGAAAGTGATGCCACCATCTGTGCACCGCTGATGTTCTCTTATATTTTAGAAAATTAA
- a CDS encoding autotransporter domain-containing protein: MIKKLIVLGLFSVSAVASAQQKFSIIPSVGYAWRTAAMPAGISNDERNYIKGLKSGLNFDVSAYYNVKNVGIGLKYSSYHASSDGRLSVTDQNGNRVSANVSTEDQITFWGPALMYSNYNEETRHKLLMDFGIGIISYKTVTGPVTGKGNNLGAEVNVAYQYAVTKNILIGPKLGLTGGTLSKMTFNNQTIHFNDDQKEGLQRVSLSAAASFRF, translated from the coding sequence ATGATTAAAAAACTAATAGTATTAGGATTATTTTCGGTATCGGCAGTAGCATCTGCCCAGCAAAAATTTTCAATTATTCCTTCCGTAGGATATGCCTGGAGAACTGCAGCAATGCCCGCAGGGATCAGCAATGACGAACGGAATTATATCAAAGGGCTGAAAAGCGGTCTCAATTTCGATGTTTCCGCCTATTACAATGTTAAAAATGTTGGAATCGGTTTAAAATATTCCAGTTATCATGCTTCCAGTGACGGAAGACTGAGTGTCACTGATCAGAATGGAAACAGGGTTTCAGCGAATGTGAGTACCGAGGATCAGATTACATTCTGGGGTCCCGCTTTAATGTATTCCAACTATAACGAAGAAACAAGACATAAGCTGTTGATGGATTTCGGAATAGGAATCATCTCTTATAAAACAGTGACCGGTCCTGTAACCGGGAAAGGAAATAATTTAGGGGCGGAAGTTAATGTTGCCTATCAGTATGCGGTTACTAAAAATATTCTTATCGGTCCAAAACTTGGATTAACAGGAGGAACATTATCAAAAATGACATTCAATAACCAGACGATTCACTTCAACGATGATCAAAAAGAAGGTTTACAAAGAGTTTCTTTAAGTGCAGCTGCTTCATTCCGTTTTTAA